From Roseibium alexandrii DFL-11, the proteins below share one genomic window:
- a CDS encoding SMR family transporter has product MPAPTAATFVFLAAAILAEVIATSALARAENFTRFWPSIITVVGYAISFWCLSYPIRVLPTGIVYAVWSGAGIVLITMVAWLVFGQKLDLPAVLGLGLILAGVIVINVFSKSVGH; this is encoded by the coding sequence ATGCCCGCTCCAACCGCTGCCACCTTTGTGTTCCTCGCCGCGGCCATTTTAGCCGAGGTTATCGCAACGTCGGCCTTGGCAAGAGCCGAGAACTTCACCCGGTTCTGGCCAAGCATCATCACGGTTGTCGGCTACGCCATTTCGTTCTGGTGTCTGTCCTATCCGATCCGCGTCCTGCCCACGGGCATCGTCTATGCGGTCTGGTCCGGTGCCGGGATCGTGCTGATCACCATGGTCGCCTGGTTGGTATTTGGCCAAAAACTGGACCTGCCTGCGGTTCTCGGCCTCGGCCTGATCCTTGCCGGTGTGATCGTGATCAACGTATTCTCAAAATCTGTGGGGCACTGA
- a CDS encoding calcium-binding protein, with the protein MTKLSSEEIFQILLGTEHAGNTATVYRVSFAVPNSLLSQSQGGNNSGFSFGIVQLDAGSNSFAQSAFTLILQTARDTGSLTSSQFTHLSQYVGASRPDLNPGLSSTYAADRAFLNDTIFGQQYARDIVDQYSQLYIESSLLPTLTTFLDTMEDRWGTGTAFNSNHPDYASALAMITSIANRFGSIRETTAHFLDTEPSSLAVVKARFDQLAATTVVEPEDWDLVLIGAELWQSTFGTTNGDDILQGTAGNDSLFGGNGNDQLTGGLGDDVLDGGNGTDTVVFSGTREQYAVFAGSNGRIMVADTVANRDGRDFAANFETIQFSGATLDITTALIEPSDTDNSAFQIYRFYNSDTGAHFFTSSVEERNAVIETLPSFVYEGNSYDSNVSADDGTAVYRFYNADTGVHFYTASEAERDTGLGPIAELFVGRDQLLRITG; encoded by the coding sequence ATGACAAAGCTTTCTTCAGAAGAGATTTTCCAAATCCTGCTGGGCACCGAACACGCGGGCAACACTGCAACGGTGTACCGGGTTTCCTTTGCTGTCCCGAATTCGCTTCTGAGCCAAAGTCAGGGTGGCAACAACAGCGGGTTTTCCTTTGGGATTGTACAGCTTGATGCCGGATCCAACAGTTTTGCGCAGTCTGCTTTCACGTTGATCCTGCAGACAGCACGCGACACCGGCAGCCTGACAAGCTCTCAATTCACCCATTTAAGCCAATATGTCGGTGCCAGCCGGCCTGACCTAAATCCAGGTCTTTCGTCCACGTATGCTGCAGACCGGGCCTTTTTGAACGACACCATTTTTGGCCAGCAGTACGCTCGGGACATCGTCGATCAATACAGTCAGCTTTATATCGAGAGTTCGCTTCTCCCTACGCTCACAACCTTCCTGGATACAATGGAGGACCGCTGGGGCACAGGAACAGCTTTCAACAGCAACCATCCGGATTACGCATCTGCACTTGCGATGATCACCTCGATCGCGAACCGGTTTGGCTCCATCCGCGAAACAACAGCGCATTTTCTGGATACCGAGCCGAGCAGTCTGGCCGTTGTCAAAGCAAGGTTTGATCAGCTCGCAGCGACAACAGTCGTCGAACCAGAAGATTGGGATCTCGTTCTGATTGGCGCCGAACTTTGGCAAAGCACCTTTGGAACAACGAACGGAGATGACATCCTTCAAGGAACGGCTGGAAATGACAGCTTGTTCGGCGGGAATGGCAATGATCAGCTCACCGGCGGCCTTGGAGATGATGTCCTGGATGGCGGTAACGGCACCGATACTGTCGTGTTTTCGGGAACCCGGGAACAATATGCTGTTTTCGCCGGCAGCAACGGGCGGATCATGGTGGCCGATACAGTCGCCAACCGGGATGGCCGGGATTTCGCAGCAAACTTCGAGACTATCCAGTTCTCCGGCGCAACACTCGACATCACGACCGCCTTGATCGAGCCGTCTGACACGGACAACAGCGCTTTTCAGATCTATCGTTTCTACAACTCCGACACGGGCGCCCATTTCTTCACATCGAGCGTTGAAGAGCGCAATGCCGTGATCGAGACGTTGCCGAGTTTCGTTTACGAGGGCAACAGTTACGACAGCAACGTTTCTGCAGACGATGGAACGGCCGTGTATCGTTTTTATAACGCAGATACCGGTGTTCATTTTTACACTGCGTCCGAGGCAGAGCGCGATACGGGGCTGGGACCAATTGCCGAGCTATTCGTTGGAAGGGATCAGCTACTTCGCATCACCGGATGA
- a CDS encoding lytic murein transglycosylase: MTRHPFPLKTFTVAALTGLALMTAPAVAQQCGGDFQTFLAGVKQEAVAKGLSASAADQTLSGAQIDRKVLSRDRAQGVFKMTFLDFSKRVISSYRMKNGAANMVKYASVFDRVESEYGVPAPVITAFWALETDFGAVQGDFNTVNALATLAHDCRRPELFRPQLIAAIEMVQHGDLDPQNTTGAWAGEIGMVQMLPEDIIKFGKDADGDGHVRLKASAPDAILTAGAFIGHLGWQPGEPWLQEVTVPQSLNWAETGLGKTKSGSDWAALGVQPRWGQISGNLPASLLLPQGRKGPAFLAYPNYNIYLEWNQSFIYTTSAAYFATRLAGAPRYDAGNPDPGLNDAQMKQLQTKLSALGYDVGKIDGILGAGTRNAVQQVQQQLGMPADAWPTPALLNRL, encoded by the coding sequence ATGACCCGCCACCCTTTTCCATTGAAGACATTTACAGTTGCCGCGCTGACAGGCCTGGCGCTGATGACCGCCCCGGCTGTGGCCCAACAATGCGGCGGTGACTTTCAAACATTCCTTGCCGGCGTGAAACAGGAAGCCGTTGCCAAAGGCCTGTCCGCAAGCGCAGCAGATCAGACACTCTCTGGCGCTCAGATTGACCGGAAGGTCCTGTCGCGCGACCGGGCACAGGGCGTCTTCAAGATGACGTTCCTGGATTTTTCCAAGCGCGTGATCTCCAGCTACCGCATGAAAAACGGCGCTGCCAACATGGTCAAATACGCCAGCGTTTTTGACCGCGTTGAGAGCGAGTACGGTGTTCCGGCTCCTGTCATCACAGCGTTCTGGGCTTTGGAAACGGACTTTGGCGCCGTTCAAGGTGATTTCAACACAGTCAACGCGCTCGCCACGCTCGCACACGACTGCCGGCGGCCCGAACTCTTCAGGCCTCAGTTGATTGCTGCAATTGAGATGGTCCAGCACGGTGATCTGGACCCGCAGAATACCACGGGTGCCTGGGCGGGCGAAATCGGCATGGTCCAGATGCTGCCCGAAGACATAATCAAGTTTGGCAAGGACGCTGATGGAGACGGCCACGTCCGCCTGAAAGCCAGCGCCCCGGACGCGATTCTGACGGCCGGTGCCTTCATCGGTCATCTCGGCTGGCAGCCAGGTGAACCATGGCTGCAGGAAGTCACGGTTCCGCAAAGCCTGAACTGGGCCGAAACAGGCCTTGGCAAAACGAAGTCTGGCAGCGACTGGGCTGCGCTCGGCGTTCAGCCGCGCTGGGGGCAAATTTCCGGGAACTTGCCTGCGTCCCTCCTGTTGCCTCAGGGCCGCAAGGGTCCGGCCTTTCTCGCTTATCCGAACTACAACATTTATTTGGAGTGGAACCAGTCGTTCATCTACACGACGTCGGCGGCCTACTTCGCAACGCGCCTTGCAGGTGCCCCGCGTTACGATGCCGGCAATCCGGACCCGGGCCTGAATGATGCTCAAATGAAGCAGCTGCAGACCAAGCTGAGCGCATTAGGATATGACGTTGGTAAGATCGACGGGATTTTGGGTGCCGGAACGCGCAACGCAGTCCAGCAAGTCCAGCAACAACTCGGCATGCCCGCCGATGCCTGGCCAACCCCCGCCCTGTTGAACAGACTTTGA
- a CDS encoding alkene reductase, which translates to MSDTKLFSPAKAGAIDLKNRIVMAPLTRNRARAEDDAPYELHAKYYAQRAGSGLIISEASQISPQGKGYAWTPGIYSEAQIEGWKKVTDAVHAKGGKIVIQLWHVGRISHPVLQPGRADPVAPSAISAASKSFDGTSFIETTTPRALETDEIAGIVEDYRKATLNAKAAGFDGVEIHAANGYLIDQFLKDGANQRTDDYGGSIENRTRFLKQVVDAVTGAWSADRVGIRLSPFSNANNITESDPQAVFSHVIKLLNGYGLAYLHLVEGQTGGPREVPEGGDLAALYALFDGATMGNNGYDRDMAIAAVDSGELDLVAIGRPFISNPDLVERLEKNAPLNPLDPDTLYGGGEKGYVDYPSLAESAVAAE; encoded by the coding sequence ATGTCCGACACCAAACTGTTTTCCCCGGCGAAAGCGGGTGCCATCGATCTGAAAAACCGGATCGTAATGGCGCCACTGACCCGCAACCGCGCACGTGCGGAGGATGATGCGCCGTATGAGCTTCATGCCAAGTATTATGCGCAGCGCGCAGGATCTGGTTTGATCATTTCCGAGGCTTCTCAAATTTCACCGCAGGGCAAGGGCTATGCCTGGACCCCGGGCATCTATTCTGAAGCCCAGATCGAAGGCTGGAAGAAAGTTACAGACGCCGTTCATGCCAAAGGCGGCAAGATCGTCATCCAGCTTTGGCATGTGGGCCGGATTTCCCATCCGGTTCTGCAGCCAGGTAGGGCAGACCCGGTTGCGCCGTCCGCAATTTCCGCGGCATCGAAGTCGTTCGACGGCACCAGCTTTATTGAAACCACGACACCACGGGCGCTGGAAACAGATGAAATCGCCGGTATCGTTGAAGACTACCGGAAGGCAACCTTGAATGCGAAGGCGGCCGGGTTCGATGGCGTGGAAATCCATGCGGCGAACGGATATTTGATTGACCAGTTCCTGAAAGATGGCGCAAACCAGCGCACCGATGACTATGGGGGCTCCATCGAAAACCGCACGCGCTTCCTCAAGCAAGTTGTCGATGCGGTGACCGGGGCCTGGAGTGCGGACCGTGTAGGGATCCGATTAAGCCCGTTCTCCAACGCGAACAACATTACAGAAAGTGACCCGCAGGCGGTCTTTAGCCATGTGATCAAACTGTTGAATGGCTACGGGCTTGCCTATCTTCACTTGGTGGAAGGTCAGACAGGTGGACCGCGGGAGGTCCCGGAGGGCGGTGACTTGGCGGCGCTTTATGCGCTGTTTGACGGCGCCACGATGGGCAACAACGGTTATGACCGTGACATGGCCATCGCGGCTGTCGACAGCGGTGAACTGGATCTTGTTGCGATTGGCCGTCCGTTCATCTCCAACCCGGACCTGGTAGAGCGTCTTGAAAAGAACGCCCCACTCAACCCGCTGGATCCGGATACACTCTATGGCGGCGGAGAGAAGGGCTACGTGGATTACCCAAGCCTTGCAGAGAGCGCGGTCGCTGCTGAGTAA
- a CDS encoding TetR/AcrR family transcriptional regulator: MSDTADIRKTIGPKSVGRAPGPGRPREFDETKALETALNVFWQKGFEAASLDDLTKAMGLSRSSFYGTFGSKQALFQRALVQYSHKALDNLQDVADTAANDPVMAMVEALADPQGGSRGCMLINCVTELAPHDQDVATIGRRHLESIEEIIAKAIKPDNPDTARDQASAYASLAIGTLALRKAGVPAERIAKTLAQAKSILNPD; encoded by the coding sequence ATGAGTGACACGGCAGACATTCGAAAAACGATTGGACCAAAGTCCGTGGGGCGTGCCCCCGGGCCGGGGCGGCCGCGGGAGTTCGACGAAACGAAAGCACTTGAGACTGCGCTCAATGTCTTTTGGCAAAAAGGCTTTGAGGCTGCGTCACTTGATGACCTGACAAAGGCCATGGGCCTCAGCAGGTCAAGTTTCTACGGGACGTTCGGCAGCAAGCAGGCATTGTTTCAACGCGCCTTGGTCCAATATTCCCACAAGGCTCTGGATAATCTTCAGGATGTTGCCGATACGGCAGCAAATGATCCCGTCATGGCAATGGTTGAAGCGCTGGCAGATCCACAGGGCGGGTCGCGTGGATGCATGCTGATCAATTGCGTTACGGAACTCGCGCCGCATGATCAGGATGTGGCAACCATCGGCCGCCGTCATTTGGAATCCATCGAGGAAATCATTGCCAAGGCAATCAAACCGGACAACCCGGACACAGCCCGTGATCAGGCCAGCGCCTATGCGTCGCTGGCCATTGGGACACTTGCATTAAGGAAAGCCGGGGTTCCGGCTGAACGAATCGCCAAAACACTCGCTCAGGCAAAATCTATCCTGAATCCAGATTAG
- a CDS encoding bifunctional diguanylate cyclase/phosphodiesterase, giving the protein MKIRSYVIFCFLLAALLPTIIFSVWSYRETVARELADVQDRHLLLAKKAAATLDHYQKNLIAAVEAIGTSARSSETSGAYSRLFEQLFIACVGITDKRTGHTEYFFKTGVSGEGHIEEATLETLLGNSKPDQAVFSNILPDKEGRNRIYLVIEQPNRTLIGVIKPDYIVELGESIVFGEKGHAAIVDSSGTVIAHPRDEWIASRKNISAVPVVAQMMAGNSGVGEFYSPAVETQMIAGFATVPGPGWGIMVPQPVSEIHAKASQVLFSLLPVLGIALVFLMFIGLFLARSLSRPIEELAQAMHLGALNQKLSPLKMPKSLIRFRETEEVCDSYNTMVSRISMASAQIEKLAFSDHVTGLPNRDHLHLQAASILEEAISPRRGGIILLIDLDDFKEINDLYGHLAGDQHLKACAETLSKVAQDAKVSTPEGKPFAPPIVARIGGDEFIVMIQGMIDDEEIEEFLAQVRNALAEPIAELNITPGASIGCAKFPNDGVELIELIKRADIAMYHAKRSGKNKTQVYAPHIGTKSVSEIRRDLTEAIEQEKLYLEYQPKVCTRRRKVISVEALARWEHPEFGLFMPKFWVPSLMGSNAMPRLGEWVMKTAMKDLDRMRSEGHDLWMSVNIGTDHFVSKGFISNVEAIRDELNFDPGLLEIEVTEDTLFSSEEKAVDAFNQLHDLGYRVSIDDFGRGYSNIARLANLPVDFLKIDQSIIAGASDDPRIGTIMAYTLKMAKELDCKTVAEGIETEQQAEFASRLGADCLQGYFFTPSLQVGELLNWLDAQPGSNGHPYLRETNDAVAQA; this is encoded by the coding sequence ATGAAGATCAGAAGTTATGTGATTTTCTGTTTTTTGCTTGCTGCTCTTTTGCCGACGATCATCTTCAGCGTTTGGTCCTATCGGGAAACCGTTGCCCGTGAGCTTGCGGATGTTCAGGACCGGCACCTGCTCCTTGCGAAGAAAGCAGCTGCGACGCTGGATCATTACCAGAAAAACCTGATCGCAGCCGTTGAGGCGATCGGGACGTCGGCGAGGTCCAGTGAAACATCCGGCGCCTACAGCCGTCTTTTTGAACAATTATTCATTGCATGTGTTGGAATTACCGACAAGCGGACCGGGCACACCGAGTACTTCTTCAAAACCGGTGTCTCTGGAGAAGGCCATATTGAAGAAGCAACCCTGGAAACCCTTCTCGGCAATTCGAAGCCGGATCAGGCGGTGTTCTCAAATATCTTGCCTGACAAAGAGGGACGCAACCGGATCTATCTGGTCATTGAACAACCCAATCGAACTCTCATTGGGGTTATCAAGCCGGACTATATTGTTGAACTCGGCGAGAGCATTGTCTTCGGTGAAAAAGGGCACGCGGCCATAGTCGACAGCTCGGGAACTGTAATCGCTCATCCGCGGGACGAGTGGATTGCGTCCAGAAAAAACATCTCTGCGGTGCCTGTCGTTGCGCAAATGATGGCCGGCAACAGCGGGGTTGGAGAGTTCTACTCGCCGGCAGTTGAAACGCAGATGATTGCGGGCTTTGCAACAGTGCCCGGTCCAGGCTGGGGGATCATGGTTCCACAGCCGGTCTCAGAAATTCATGCCAAGGCAAGCCAGGTTCTGTTTTCTCTGCTTCCGGTGCTCGGGATCGCGCTCGTTTTTCTGATGTTTATCGGACTTTTCCTGGCAAGGTCGTTGTCGCGGCCGATTGAAGAACTTGCCCAAGCAATGCATCTTGGCGCCTTGAACCAGAAACTGTCTCCACTGAAAATGCCGAAAAGCCTGATCCGCTTCCGGGAGACAGAGGAGGTGTGTGACAGCTACAACACGATGGTGTCCCGCATATCGATGGCGAGCGCACAAATCGAAAAACTTGCGTTTAGCGATCATGTGACAGGACTTCCGAACCGCGATCATCTGCATCTTCAGGCGGCGTCCATCCTTGAAGAAGCGATCAGCCCGAGGCGTGGTGGCATCATTCTGCTGATTGATCTGGACGATTTCAAAGAGATCAACGACCTCTATGGCCATCTTGCCGGTGATCAACACCTTAAGGCGTGCGCCGAGACCCTCTCTAAGGTGGCTCAGGATGCAAAGGTGAGCACGCCCGAGGGCAAACCCTTCGCCCCGCCGATTGTGGCGCGCATCGGCGGGGACGAGTTCATCGTCATGATTCAGGGAATGATTGACGACGAGGAGATCGAAGAGTTTCTGGCCCAAGTCCGAAATGCGTTGGCGGAGCCCATTGCCGAACTTAATATCACACCAGGTGCCAGCATCGGCTGCGCGAAATTCCCGAACGACGGCGTTGAGCTGATTGAGCTGATCAAACGGGCCGACATTGCCATGTACCACGCAAAAAGGTCGGGCAAGAACAAAACTCAGGTCTATGCGCCGCATATTGGCACGAAGTCCGTCTCCGAGATCCGGCGTGACCTTACCGAAGCGATTGAGCAAGAAAAGCTCTATCTGGAGTACCAGCCAAAGGTTTGCACGCGGCGCCGCAAGGTAATCAGCGTCGAGGCCCTCGCCCGCTGGGAACATCCGGAGTTCGGGCTCTTTATGCCGAAATTCTGGGTCCCTAGCCTTATGGGGTCCAATGCCATGCCGCGTCTTGGCGAGTGGGTCATGAAGACCGCCATGAAGGACCTCGACCGCATGCGGTCTGAAGGGCATGATCTTTGGATGTCCGTGAACATCGGCACCGATCACTTTGTCTCAAAGGGTTTCATAAGCAACGTTGAGGCGATCCGAGATGAACTGAATTTCGATCCCGGCCTTCTTGAGATCGAAGTCACGGAAGACACGCTTTTCAGTTCGGAAGAAAAAGCCGTCGATGCATTCAACCAGCTGCACGATCTCGGCTACAGGGTCTCTATCGACGATTTCGGCCGCGGCTATTCGAACATTGCCCGGCTCGCGAACCTGCCGGTTGATTTCTTGAAGATCGATCAGTCCATCATTGCTGGTGCAAGTGATGATCCGCGCATTGGCACGATCATGGCTTACACCCTTAAGATGGCAAAAGAGCTCGACTGCAAAACCGTGGCAGAGGGCATTGAGACCGAACAACAGGCCGAGTTCGCGAGCAGATTGGGCGCGGACTGCCTGCAGGGCTATTTCTTTACACCAAGCCTTCAAGTCGGCGAACTGTTGAATTGGCTGGATGCTCAGCCTGGATCAAACGGTCATCCCTATTTGCGCGAAACAAATGATGCAGTGGCTCAGGCCTGA
- a CDS encoding metal-dependent hydrolase encodes MKLTWYGHSAFKLETGAATILFDPFLTGNPMFPDATTPEEATQGATHIILTHGHDDHIGDSIYILKETGAQLTANFEICMWATRQGIENINPMNSGGMVDTGPFRVGMVRADHSSSKQSDGEAIYLGNPHGIIVEVPGQKVLYHMGDTDIFSDMALINEIYQPKIGLVPVGDRFTMGGKTAAMACQRFFKFDTIVPCHYGTFPILDQNTDAFLTAMGDHSGKVAAMAPGDFIEI; translated from the coding sequence ATGAAACTCACTTGGTATGGACACTCCGCATTCAAACTTGAAACCGGCGCTGCCACCATCTTGTTTGATCCGTTTTTGACCGGAAACCCAATGTTTCCTGATGCCACAACTCCCGAGGAAGCAACGCAAGGTGCAACCCACATCATCCTGACCCATGGCCATGACGATCACATCGGGGATTCAATCTACATTCTGAAGGAAACTGGTGCGCAGCTGACGGCCAATTTCGAAATCTGCATGTGGGCAACACGCCAGGGGATCGAAAACATCAATCCGATGAACTCAGGCGGCATGGTTGACACCGGGCCTTTCCGGGTTGGTATGGTCCGCGCGGATCATTCCTCATCCAAGCAGTCGGACGGAGAAGCCATTTATCTCGGCAATCCACATGGCATCATTGTTGAGGTGCCCGGTCAGAAAGTCCTCTATCACATGGGAGACACCGATATCTTTTCCGACATGGCATTGATCAATGAAATCTATCAGCCAAAGATTGGACTTGTCCCGGTAGGGGACCGATTCACGATGGGCGGAAAGACGGCTGCAATGGCATGTCAGCGGTTCTTCAAATTCGACACAATTGTGCCCTGCCACTATGGCACGTTCCCGATTCTGGATCAGAACACGGACGCATTCCTGACAGCGATGGGGGACCACAGTGGCAAAGTGGCCGCTATGGCACCCGGAGACTTCATAGAGATTTAA
- a CDS encoding cupin domain-containing protein: protein MRLALWIASLGLAVTLGMPVSFAADKSVTPDGKPAPSQPAAKPGSQAAIEKEEAAKTPYNEVREVFSGNQTVAGEDIRFPQNNPSIHSLVVTMAPGEETEWHQHHAPLYAYILEGEITVTYEGIGKKIYREGEGLLEAMNVTHRGVNTGDGPAKILAVFLRGDDGKATVLEEAPGGGDAPKIQ from the coding sequence ATGCGGCTGGCCTTATGGATAGCAAGCCTTGGACTGGCAGTGACCCTTGGCATGCCCGTCAGTTTTGCGGCTGACAAGTCGGTTACACCGGACGGCAAACCGGCCCCGTCACAACCAGCGGCAAAACCGGGGTCTCAAGCGGCCATTGAAAAGGAAGAGGCTGCCAAGACGCCGTACAACGAAGTGCGCGAGGTTTTTTCCGGCAACCAGACCGTTGCAGGTGAGGACATCAGGTTTCCTCAAAACAATCCGTCGATCCATTCACTGGTTGTCACCATGGCACCTGGCGAGGAAACAGAATGGCACCAGCATCATGCACCTCTTTATGCCTATATCCTGGAAGGCGAAATCACCGTGACCTACGAGGGGATCGGCAAGAAAATCTACCGAGAAGGTGAGGGGCTGCTTGAAGCGATGAATGTCACGCATCGCGGTGTGAATACGGGAGACGGTCCTGCGAAAATTCTCGCAGTGTTCCTGCGGGGCGATGACGGCAAGGCAACGGTGCTTGAAGAAGCTCCGGGTGGCGGTGATGCGCCGAAGATCCAGTAA
- a CDS encoding SH3 domain-containing protein, producing MVKVTAQTNSCEPQSEGTPDNATQETQDIKTTTTTANAATEDNQHDPSALAARILQLSSDFETKMPLRPKKPALKGSDETPLDMPEVLTADPMDDWPPRPRRRRVSRALPVQYGPSFKTLAVSTVLLALAGTGAIALGLPDLMVGSDPDVVQVETQTITAVPKGDLTSSVSNTPSTGATRETPKTFTKAQDRIHQAFAETGISANTPTDELANRAMASLDQGAISRSLVNSETTAARQVSASGSTETASRSPLKSEPRQAAGTPLAPPISNGETTGTITASVNLRATGTKNGKIIGIVPEGSEVSFNDCDKWWCEVVHDGKTGFVGQKFVDR from the coding sequence ATGGTAAAAGTAACTGCCCAAACCAACTCTTGCGAACCTCAGTCTGAGGGCACACCGGACAATGCAACACAAGAAACGCAAGACATCAAAACCACGACAACAACTGCAAACGCTGCCACCGAAGACAATCAACACGATCCTAGCGCCCTGGCGGCCCGGATTCTTCAATTGAGTTCGGATTTTGAAACAAAGATGCCGCTGCGCCCCAAGAAGCCGGCGCTGAAGGGGTCGGATGAGACCCCCTTGGATATGCCGGAGGTTCTGACTGCAGATCCAATGGATGACTGGCCCCCCCGCCCAAGACGGCGACGCGTGAGCCGCGCCCTGCCCGTTCAATATGGACCATCATTCAAGACCCTGGCGGTGAGTACAGTTCTGCTCGCTCTTGCAGGCACCGGTGCCATTGCGCTTGGCTTGCCGGATTTGATGGTGGGCAGTGATCCGGATGTCGTCCAGGTCGAAACCCAAACAATAACAGCAGTTCCCAAGGGCGATCTCACAAGTTCGGTTTCGAACACCCCGTCTACCGGTGCGACACGGGAAACCCCGAAGACCTTTACGAAAGCGCAGGACCGTATCCATCAAGCTTTTGCGGAAACAGGGATAAGCGCCAACACGCCAACAGATGAGTTGGCAAACCGGGCGATGGCGTCTTTAGATCAAGGCGCGATTTCACGAAGCCTAGTAAATTCTGAAACAACAGCTGCCCGGCAAGTGTCGGCGAGTGGCAGTACAGAAACAGCTTCCCGCTCCCCTTTAAAGTCCGAACCGCGGCAAGCAGCTGGAACGCCGCTCGCGCCGCCTATTTCGAACGGCGAAACAACCGGAACGATCACGGCGTCTGTCAATCTGCGCGCAACTGGGACCAAAAACGGGAAGATCATCGGGATTGTGCCTGAAGGTTCAGAAGTCAGCTTCAACGACTGCGACAAGTGGTGGTGTGAAGTCGTTCACGACGGCAAGACGGGCTTTGTCGGCCAAAAATTTGTCGACAGGTAA
- a CDS encoding ABC transporter substrate-binding protein, which yields MMNMRVRFKHLAGAVLCSALMAVSPGYAQNPPKLTVGFMATLSGPAAIYGEHMRDGFMLAVNQSNGTLGGLETNVLITDDKLDPDYAVEKVTELIEVNGIDVLVGVNFSRVMLAVHDPVVRSRTLFIGTSSGPAPIAGRTCSRYFYSTASQDDQVHETMGRFASLKGYQRVVTIAPDYEAARDALAAFQRHFKGQIARELFPRLGQTDFSGEFAQIDEISPDAIYAFMPSGMGVELVRQFHTSGLKGAIPFLSAKTINGVSLPYMAETAEGLMSASSWAPNLDNPANKRFMREFQRTYGYQPSVYAAQGYDAAKFLHFSLELTGGIKDPETLISAMNAAPFESVRGDFRFNDNQFPIQDFYLVEGVRRTSTLYEMEATARIFDDVGDAYSGSCRM from the coding sequence ATGATGAATATGCGCGTGCGGTTCAAACACTTGGCCGGAGCGGTTCTCTGCAGTGCTCTGATGGCGGTCTCACCTGGTTACGCGCAAAACCCGCCCAAGTTGACGGTTGGCTTCATGGCGACCTTGTCAGGGCCGGCGGCGATTTACGGGGAGCACATGCGCGATGGCTTCATGCTCGCAGTCAATCAATCAAACGGGACGCTCGGCGGCCTGGAAACAAACGTCCTCATCACTGATGACAAGCTGGATCCTGACTACGCCGTTGAAAAGGTTACGGAACTCATCGAAGTCAATGGCATCGATGTGCTGGTTGGCGTCAACTTTTCCAGAGTGATGCTGGCGGTCCATGATCCTGTTGTGCGCAGCCGCACGCTGTTTATCGGGACCAGTTCCGGGCCGGCGCCAATCGCCGGGCGGACCTGCAGCCGGTATTTTTATTCAACTGCGTCGCAAGATGATCAGGTCCATGAGACGATGGGCCGGTTTGCGAGCCTGAAAGGCTATCAGAGGGTGGTCACCATCGCGCCGGACTATGAGGCTGCCCGGGACGCGCTCGCGGCCTTTCAGCGGCATTTCAAGGGCCAGATAGCGCGTGAGCTTTTCCCCCGCCTTGGACAAACCGATTTCTCAGGCGAGTTTGCTCAGATCGATGAAATCAGCCCGGATGCGATTTACGCCTTCATGCCGTCGGGTATGGGCGTTGAGCTGGTGCGCCAGTTTCACACCTCCGGGCTCAAAGGAGCCATTCCGTTCCTGTCCGCCAAGACCATAAACGGCGTCTCATTGCCGTATATGGCCGAGACCGCCGAAGGGCTGATGTCTGCATCGTCCTGGGCGCCCAACCTCGACAATCCGGCGAACAAGCGCTTCATGCGTGAATTCCAACGGACTTATGGCTACCAGCCGTCTGTTTATGCAGCCCAAGGCTATGATGCAGCAAAGTTTCTTCATTTTTCACTAGAATTGACCGGCGGCATAAAAGATCCGGAGACGTTGATTTCCGCAATGAACGCAGCGCCTTTTGAAAGCGTGCGCGGTGACTTTCGCTTCAATGACAATCAATTTCCGATCCAGGATTTCTATCTCGTAGAAGGGGTGCGCCGGACGAGCACGCTCTACGAGATGGAGGCAACCGCCCGAATTTTCGATGATGTTGGTGACGCCTATTCTGGCTCGTGCCGCATGTAA
- a CDS encoding PepSY domain-containing protein, whose protein sequence is MTNMKSWVAGAALGTAVMLAAGSALAAVAVGDTLGTKVSEIAGQLEDKGYTIREIDVSRSKIEVEVTFDGADYEIDVDRTSGTVIKIEDD, encoded by the coding sequence ATGACAAACATGAAGAGTTGGGTGGCAGGGGCGGCACTCGGAACCGCAGTCATGTTGGCGGCAGGATCTGCACTCGCAGCTGTTGCCGTGGGTGATACGCTTGGGACCAAGGTGTCCGAGATCGCCGGCCAGCTTGAGGACAAGGGTTACACTATTCGCGAGATTGATGTGTCACGCAGCAAGATCGAAGTCGAAGTTACCTTTGATGGCGCGGACTATGAGATCGATGTCGATCGAACCAGTGGCACGGTGATCAAGATCGAGGATGACTAA